A single window of uncultured Methanobrevibacter sp. DNA harbors:
- a CDS encoding bifunctional NADP phosphatase/NAD kinase has translation MDAQDKKIATDLAYEIIREVGRAIRPYVGKPESGEKVKMGADGTPTSFIDIIAEEKVINILKNAPVLSYIVSEEIGELKLGRGTKRSIILTRELRRDDFDEEERPKFIFLVDPIDGTSNAIKEIPAYGISIAVASVPEGRLATLNDVELGFISNFGNGNFFEAEKGKGCWLNNEEVHPSNTVNISDITLGGFTKSGTSAASHLVDNARRMRVLGSVVLEISYVASGRYDAFIDLRGSRIIDIAASKLILEEAGGIITDKYGEKLNNKLSIHEKTIVIAANNRILHKQMIDILNDNQTDFIGKIGIVSRIDQKRPILFTAQLVDYLLTNGREVIIEKRLVQKLIELKENPKLDKIIEKTKRKYPDIAHLLDDINFNIDYKQLACEITDFECDMAIVLGGDGTLLRAQAKMKDETPIFGINMGTVGFLTEIEARDTFKALEEVLKGNYYKENRTKLVVSHENHYYTAMNEVVIMTNKPAKMQHFQIKVDGEIIEEVRADGLIVSTPSGSTAYSMSAGGPIVDPKVGGFIIIPICPYKLGARPFIVSDNSEITVKLLKKGKTAVFVMDGQRNEEAEYEEEIKFKKSDKSVYLIRTSTKYFYKKVKNKLAQGGLEKDNSWC, from the coding sequence ATGGATGCACAGGATAAAAAAATTGCAACAGACCTTGCATATGAAATCATAAGGGAAGTGGGCCGAGCAATAAGGCCATATGTTGGAAAACCGGAATCCGGTGAAAAGGTGAAGATGGGAGCCGACGGAACACCCACATCATTTATCGACATTATCGCCGAAGAGAAGGTCATAAACATACTGAAAAATGCACCGGTTCTTTCATATATTGTAAGTGAAGAAATCGGAGAGTTGAAATTAGGTAGGGGAACCAAAAGAAGCATTATCTTGACACGGGAGTTGAGGCGTGATGACTTTGATGAGGAAGAAAGGCCAAAATTCATATTCCTGGTTGATCCTATTGACGGAACAAGCAATGCAATCAAGGAAATCCCTGCATACGGCATTTCAATAGCTGTTGCAAGCGTGCCTGAAGGAAGGCTTGCCACATTGAACGATGTTGAACTGGGTTTTATAAGCAACTTCGGCAACGGAAACTTTTTTGAAGCTGAAAAGGGAAAAGGCTGCTGGCTGAACAATGAGGAAGTGCATCCAAGCAATACAGTAAACATCAGCGACATTACCCTCGGAGGATTTACAAAAAGCGGAACCTCAGCTGCATCACATCTGGTCGACAATGCAAGAAGAATGAGAGTGCTTGGAAGCGTAGTGCTTGAAATCTCATATGTTGCAAGCGGAAGATATGATGCATTCATCGACCTTAGGGGAAGTAGAATCATTGATATTGCAGCATCCAAACTGATTCTTGAAGAAGCAGGTGGAATAATTACCGACAAATACGGTGAAAAGCTAAACAACAAATTGAGCATTCACGAAAAGACAATCGTAATTGCTGCCAACAATAGAATCCTTCACAAACAGATGATTGATATCTTAAATGACAATCAAACCGATTTCATTGGAAAAATAGGAATCGTAAGCAGAATCGATCAGAAACGTCCGATCCTCTTTACAGCACAGCTTGTGGATTACCTGCTCACCAACGGAAGGGAGGTCATAATCGAAAAAAGGCTGGTTCAAAAGCTGATTGAGCTGAAGGAAAATCCGAAACTGGACAAAATTATTGAAAAGACCAAAAGGAAATATCCAGACATTGCCCATCTTTTGGATGACATCAACTTCAATATCGACTACAAGCAGCTTGCATGCGAAATAACCGATTTTGAATGTGATATGGCAATCGTTCTTGGAGGGGACGGAACCCTTTTAAGAGCACAGGCAAAGATGAAAGATGAAACACCAATATTCGGTATAAACATGGGTACCGTCGGATTTTTAACTGAAATTGAAGCAAGAGACACATTCAAAGCATTAGAAGAGGTTCTTAAAGGAAACTACTACAAGGAAAACAGGACAAAACTTGTCGTATCCCACGAAAACCACTACTACACCGCAATGAACGAAGTTGTAATAATGACCAACAAGCCTGCAAAAATGCAGCACTTCCAAATCAAGGTGGACGGAGAAATCATTGAAGAGGTAAGGGCTGACGGACTAATAGTTTCAACCCCAAGCGGTTCAACAGCTTATTCAATGTCTGCCGGAGGACCTATCGTTGATCCGAAAGTCGGAGGATTTATCATAATTCCAATCTGTCCGTATAAGCTAGGCGCAAGGCCATTCATCGTATCCGACAACAGTGAAATCACAGTAAAATTGCTTAAGAAAGGTAAGACTGCAGTATTTGT
- a CDS encoding pyruvoyl-dependent arginine decarboxylase, producing the protein MKIAIVSGKSEGPTKLNAFDNALSDAGIGDVNLIKVSSMLAGNAEIQELPKLKAGSMVNCVLSEVTSSKPGAEITAVVAVAIGNELGCVVETTGIDKSPEELRNEAEFMVRYMMEKRDVDIREMIIESSTATVENIASVVASVVYLKDEIIEG; encoded by the coding sequence ATGAAAATAGCTATAGTAAGTGGAAAGTCTGAAGGCCCAACAAAACTGAATGCCTTCGACAATGCATTGAGTGACGCCGGAATCGGTGATGTAAACCTAATTAAAGTATCAAGCATGCTTGCAGGCAATGCCGAAATTCAGGAATTGCCTAAACTTAAAGCGGGAAGCATGGTAAACTGCGTTTTATCCGAAGTTACATCATCCAAACCGGGAGCCGAAATAACTGCAGTCGTTGCAGTAGCTATTGGAAATGAATTAGGCTGCGTCGTCGAGACAACCGGAATTGACAAAAGCCCTGAAGAGTTAAGGAATGAAGCCGAATTCATGGTAAGATACATGATGGAGAAAAGAGATGTCGACATCAGGGAAATGATTATTGAATCAAGCACAGCAACTGTTGAAAACATTGCATCAGTTGTTGCATCAGTAGTATACCTAAAAGATGAAATAATTGAGGGATAA
- a CDS encoding translation initiation factor IF-5A, whose translation MSTKVVEIKTLKVGKYIVLGGEACKIISYTTSSPGKHGAAKARIEAVGVFDNQKRSLVKPVDNKVDIPIIDKRLGQVISIQGDNVQIMDMENYDTIDLPMPEDLKDDIVEGIEVEYIVALGNMKIMRTRGSA comes from the coding sequence ATGTCAACAAAAGTTGTAGAAATTAAAACATTAAAAGTTGGAAAATATATTGTTTTAGGCGGAGAAGCTTGTAAAATTATTAGTTATACTACTTCATCTCCAGGTAAACACGGAGCGGCAAAAGCAAGAATTGAAGCTGTAGGTGTATTCGACAACCAAAAAAGAAGTCTCGTTAAACCTGTAGATAACAAAGTAGATATTCCTATTATCGACAAAAGATTAGGTCAAGTCATTTCCATTCAAGGCGACAACGTTCAAATTATGGATATGGAAAACTATGATACCATTGACTTACCAATGCCTGAAGATTTAAAAGACGACATCGTCGAAGGTATTGAAGTTGAATATATCGTCGCTTTAGGAAACATGAAAATAATGAGAACTAGAGGATCTGCTTAA
- the speB gene encoding agmatinase has product MLFNTYEPWKFAFSSENEEIKENSYGIIGVPFDSTTSYHSGARLGPIVVREASFGFEKFNTVFNKSLTATFYDFGDVNVVPGNCEKTSQIVEDTVNEILDMNLKPIIIGGEHSASIGAIKALCGRYEKLTVIHLDAHRDLAFEFIGEKYSHATVMRRAHEMGADLVQIGIRSSSLEEEEFVKSTYNVQTFKNKDAHKHMDAIKYYLTNIDGPIYISIDMDVIDPAVAPNVGNPTPGGLLVHEIESILKTLCHKTIVGLDVVETASDRLGDATAVVASKIIYDFLTLME; this is encoded by the coding sequence ATGCTTTTTAATACATACGAACCGTGGAAATTTGCATTTTCATCTGAAAATGAAGAAATAAAAGAAAACTCATATGGGATAATCGGAGTTCCCTTTGACAGCACTACTTCTTATCACTCCGGTGCACGTTTAGGACCAATCGTTGTGCGTGAAGCATCATTTGGTTTTGAAAAATTCAATACTGTTTTTAACAAGAGCCTGACAGCCACATTTTATGATTTCGGTGACGTCAATGTTGTTCCTGGAAACTGCGAAAAGACATCACAGATTGTTGAAGACACCGTCAATGAAATTTTGGACATGAATCTCAAGCCGATTATAATTGGAGGAGAGCATTCGGCATCAATCGGAGCCATCAAGGCATTGTGTGGAAGATATGAAAAATTGACAGTGATTCACCTCGACGCTCACAGGGATCTTGCATTCGAATTCATCGGCGAGAAATACTCTCATGCAACAGTAATGAGGAGGGCTCACGAAATGGGTGCCGATTTGGTACAAATCGGAATAAGGTCATCATCACTTGAGGAAGAGGAATTCGTAAAGTCAACATACAATGTCCAGACATTCAAAAACAAGGATGCCCACAAGCATATGGATGCAATAAAATATTATCTCACCAACATCGACGGACCAATCTACATTTCAATAGACATGGATGTCATAGACCCTGCCGTTGCTCCTAATGTTGGAAATCCGACACCAGGTGGATTGCTCGTTCATGAAATAGAATCAATTCTAAAGACATTGTGCCATAAGACTATTGTAGGATTGGATGTCGTTGAAACTGCAAGTGACAGATTGGGTGATGCCACTGCCGTTGTAGCCTCAAAAATAATCTATGATTTTTTAACATTGATGGAATAA